A window of Akkermansiaceae bacterium contains these coding sequences:
- a CDS encoding PDZ domain-containing protein, producing MKRSLLHIAFTSITALGLISQAPAQNSMRMPDPLANLKPSEVQGLKDQAAGFFNASQPAIAKAAKSTVAISYRHSRISYGTVVLTPGATHPVILTKWSEVKNARAQLVVTTPEGKQHPAKVSGVYPEHDLALLSIEGSDTKLTPLDLTAAARPELGNFVVLARPDGKVEGFGVVSVKERSLRESDKAYLGVMMDFASAGKDGVPLKQVMPDSAADRAGLRDGDVIISVDQTAITGAMEMRNLLQRLVPGSKINISYRRGVVEKTATVQLGSRADDEDIRRVPRERMERMQRMGTVPSHVRSNFPSVIQTDMPIAPYDTGAPVADLDGNIVGITIARGSRIKTYVIPTSTIQKVLATKPQPVDNALASGNNTEDPRYAPRYGRNSRNLYPENSRVAPRAVPADEEDTIGKVRRLLEETRRNNDENSENLRKIEDALRKMRADQENGR from the coding sequence ATGAAACGCTCCCTTTTACACATTGCATTTACATCCATCACTGCGCTTGGCCTGATTTCCCAGGCACCTGCCCAGAACAGCATGCGGATGCCCGATCCCCTGGCCAACCTGAAGCCCTCCGAGGTCCAGGGCCTCAAGGACCAGGCCGCCGGCTTTTTTAACGCCTCCCAACCGGCTATCGCCAAAGCTGCAAAAAGCACCGTGGCCATCAGTTATCGCCATAGCCGGATATCCTATGGCACCGTCGTCCTGACTCCCGGCGCCACCCATCCCGTGATCCTGACCAAGTGGAGCGAGGTTAAAAACGCCCGCGCCCAACTCGTGGTCACCACCCCCGAAGGCAAACAGCATCCCGCCAAAGTATCAGGCGTCTATCCGGAGCACGACCTCGCCCTGCTCAGTATCGAGGGCTCGGACACCAAGCTCACCCCGTTGGATCTGACGGCAGCTGCACGGCCGGAGCTGGGGAACTTTGTTGTCCTTGCCCGACCCGACGGCAAGGTCGAGGGCTTTGGGGTGGTCAGCGTCAAGGAACGCAGCCTGCGCGAAAGTGACAAGGCTTATCTGGGGGTGATGATGGACTTCGCCTCCGCAGGAAAAGACGGCGTGCCCTTGAAGCAAGTCATGCCGGACTCCGCTGCCGACCGCGCAGGATTACGCGATGGCGATGTGATCATATCGGTCGACCAGACCGCGATCACCGGAGCGATGGAAATGCGCAACCTGCTCCAGCGTCTCGTGCCCGGATCGAAGATCAACATCAGCTACCGCCGCGGCGTGGTTGAAAAAACCGCCACCGTGCAGCTCGGCTCCAGGGCAGACGACGAGGATATCCGCCGCGTCCCCCGCGAACGGATGGAACGCATGCAAAGGATGGGTACGGTCCCAAGCCATGTGCGCTCCAATTTCCCAAGTGTGATCCAGACGGACATGCCGATCGCCCCCTACGACACCGGAGCCCCCGTGGCCGACCTCGATGGCAACATTGTCGGTATCACCATCGCCCGCGGCAGCCGGATCAAAACCTATGTGATCCCGACGTCCACCATCCAGAAGGTCCTCGCCACCAAACCCCAACCAGTGGACAACGCCCTGGCAAGTGGAAACAATACCGAAGACCCTCGTTACGCGCCCCGGTACGGCCGCAACAGCCGTAACCTCTACCCGGAAAACTCCAGAGTCGCCCCAAGGGCCGTGCCAGCGGATGAGGAGGATACCATCGGCAAAGTCCGCCGCCTTCTCGAGGAAACCAGACGAAACAACGATGAAAACTCCGAGAACCTGCGCAAAATCGAAGACGCCCTGCGCAAAATGAGGGCAGACCAGGAGAACGGACGCTGA
- a CDS encoding polymer-forming cytoskeletal protein has product MANATNVLANGIEITGSIKFSNDMVIDGKVEGEITSEKGKVTIGENAIVKGDIKAGEVKLFGKVQGTITSERCELKTNSKLDGDIKTKMLSMEEGAVLSGRTDIGGN; this is encoded by the coding sequence ATGGCGAATGCAACCAACGTTCTCGCGAATGGAATCGAAATCACCGGTTCCATCAAGTTTAGTAATGACATGGTCATTGATGGAAAAGTTGAAGGCGAAATCACCTCTGAAAAGGGCAAGGTCACCATCGGTGAAAATGCAATTGTCAAAGGCGACATCAAAGCCGGCGAAGTGAAACTCTTTGGCAAGGTCCAAGGCACGATCACCTCCGAGCGCTGCGAACTCAAAACCAACTCCAAGCTCGATGGCGATATCAAAACCAAGATGCTCAGCATGGAGGAAGGCGCCGTCCTCTCCGGCCGCACTGACATCGGAGGTAACTAA
- the cas2 gene encoding CRISPR-associated endonuclease Cas2: MGWLMVAFDLPVITKKERKAATNFRKFLLEDGYQMMQFSVYIRPCVTASRQQTHLRRVKAHMPPEGSVRAIYITRAQWERSYIIHGSPAEEVPPEQLPDQTLLW; the protein is encoded by the coding sequence ATGGGCTGGCTAATGGTAGCATTCGACCTCCCGGTCATCACAAAAAAGGAACGGAAAGCTGCTACAAACTTCCGCAAGTTTCTCTTGGAGGATGGATACCAGATGATGCAGTTCAGCGTTTACATCCGCCCCTGCGTCACCGCCTCACGCCAGCAAACCCACCTCCGCCGGGTCAAAGCCCACATGCCCCCGGAAGGTTCCGTGAGAGCGATTTACATCACCCGCGCCCAATGGGAACGCTCATACATCATCCACGGAAGCCCCGCTGAGGAAGTCCCTCCAGAACAACTGCCTGACCAGACCCTTCTGTGGTAA
- a CDS encoding serine protease yields MTHYFKATAWALSCLLTIQASQAAPPVQDLNDLKSLQTKVAAVVQKVLPATVSLFSGKSGASGSGVIVSADGLVLTAGHVVRGAEEMTVIFPNGKQARGKVLGANYTRDSAMIQIIDQKPATGWPYAEVGQSKDLATGDLVLALGHAGGYDPVRTPPVRFGRMISRGPNQFFSTDCALIGGDSGGPLFDLNGRVIGIHSSIGTSLAANNHAGIEGFHQDWEKLKKGDTWGRLGGSPLLDNPDAPVLGILTGESERGGIGISKVFEGGPAAKAGLRAGDIIRTINGRSIPNLRILYAAISQHSPGDSIRVRVTRGEDSVIRTVKLGRRGDILPDEQP; encoded by the coding sequence ATGACACATTATTTCAAAGCCACCGCATGGGCCTTAAGCTGCCTGCTGACCATCCAAGCCAGCCAGGCGGCACCTCCAGTCCAGGACCTCAACGATCTGAAATCCTTGCAAACCAAGGTCGCCGCAGTTGTCCAGAAAGTCCTCCCCGCCACCGTATCCCTGTTTTCCGGAAAAAGCGGCGCCTCTGGCAGCGGTGTCATCGTTAGTGCGGACGGACTGGTTCTAACCGCCGGCCACGTGGTCCGCGGTGCCGAGGAAATGACCGTCATCTTCCCCAATGGCAAACAAGCCCGCGGCAAAGTGCTCGGTGCAAACTACACCCGCGACTCCGCCATGATTCAAATCATCGACCAAAAACCTGCCACCGGATGGCCCTACGCTGAGGTCGGCCAGTCCAAGGACCTCGCCACAGGAGATCTGGTGCTCGCCCTTGGCCACGCGGGCGGATACGATCCCGTGCGCACACCGCCGGTTCGCTTCGGACGGATGATCTCACGCGGCCCCAACCAGTTTTTCAGCACCGACTGCGCCCTGATCGGCGGCGACAGCGGGGGGCCGCTCTTCGACCTCAACGGACGTGTCATCGGTATCCACTCGTCGATAGGCACTTCCCTGGCAGCGAACAATCACGCGGGCATTGAAGGATTTCACCAGGACTGGGAAAAGCTGAAAAAGGGCGACACCTGGGGACGGCTCGGGGGCAGCCCCCTGCTTGACAACCCGGACGCCCCGGTGCTTGGCATCCTGACCGGTGAATCCGAGCGCGGCGGCATCGGCATCAGCAAAGTCTTCGAAGGTGGCCCAGCCGCCAAAGCCGGCCTCCGGGCAGGCGACATCATCCGCACCATCAATGGACGATCCATCCCCAACCTCCGCATACTCTATGCGGCCATCTCCCAACACAGTCCAGGCGACAGCATCAGGGTCCGCGTGACCCGTGGTGAGGACAGCGTGATACGCACCGTCAAACTCGGTCGCCGTGGTGACATCCTCCCCGACGAACAACCCTGA
- a CDS encoding transglycosylase domain-containing protein: MSWKPAAEPRRLDRWLPDWVPGWLRGLIRWCIKWSLVGAILALAVCLFYFYLSWQYDMRAVAKMPEHSVIIDRHGMEFATIHGQKRRQITRSEIPDVMVDALLAREDARFFEHSGVDSKGLVRATLRNIKDRSFTQGASTLTMQLTRNSYDLKAKSLHRKLLEIAVTLRIERHYTKDEILTHYLNRIYFGAGCHGVEEAAQTYFGRAAKELNIGECALLVGIIRGPHLFSPFRNLKGALVQRDEVLERMVQCDYLSPGQVGAARSAPIRLVPEQDRQQGSSYLRESIRKQLNIILDQHDIRHGGLRIHTTLDVVLQSQCEKLLMANIPGLEKGAPGASRDGTDADALQAAVVRMNPKTGGVLALCGGRDFKQSQFNRATHGKRDLGAAFSPFLYAMAMERGKVALAGRPLQTGRQLGVDETIRLGKRFGFSGPFLKSEDLYRGSLSASPMELAVAASALSNSGVRPDPFFILKITDAKGRVMYEYHPGSTPVVGKDVASETVAAHASLRAREGRVSASSACRDVWATRIGSADVTVLWLGYDQPRKVGPSDQVKRTTGALMRSLKDAP; this comes from the coding sequence ATGAGTTGGAAACCTGCTGCAGAGCCACGACGCCTGGACCGCTGGCTGCCGGATTGGGTGCCGGGCTGGCTGCGTGGCCTGATCCGTTGGTGTATCAAGTGGAGCTTGGTGGGCGCGATCCTGGCCCTGGCGGTTTGTTTGTTCTACTTCTACCTGTCCTGGCAATATGACATGCGGGCCGTTGCCAAGATGCCCGAGCACTCGGTGATCATCGATCGGCACGGCATGGAGTTCGCTACCATTCACGGACAGAAAAGGCGTCAGATCACACGCTCCGAAATACCCGATGTCATGGTGGACGCCCTGCTCGCCAGGGAGGATGCCCGGTTTTTTGAGCATAGCGGGGTCGATAGCAAAGGTCTTGTTAGAGCCACCCTTCGCAATATCAAGGACAGGTCATTTACCCAGGGCGCATCAACCTTGACGATGCAGCTGACACGCAACAGCTATGACCTCAAGGCGAAGTCGCTTCATCGCAAGCTGTTGGAAATCGCGGTGACCTTGCGGATCGAACGCCACTATACCAAAGACGAAATCCTGACGCATTATCTGAACCGGATCTACTTCGGTGCTGGTTGCCATGGTGTGGAAGAGGCGGCACAAACCTATTTCGGCAGGGCCGCCAAGGAGCTGAACATTGGCGAGTGCGCTCTGCTGGTGGGGATCATCCGCGGCCCCCATCTGTTCTCTCCGTTCCGGAATCTGAAAGGGGCGCTCGTGCAGCGTGATGAGGTGCTCGAGAGAATGGTGCAGTGTGATTACCTGAGTCCCGGACAGGTCGGCGCCGCCCGCAGTGCGCCCATCCGTCTGGTTCCCGAGCAGGACCGGCAGCAGGGAAGTTCCTACCTGCGTGAAAGTATCCGTAAACAACTGAACATCATTCTGGATCAACACGATATTCGCCACGGCGGGCTGCGGATCCACACCACCCTGGATGTTGTCCTGCAATCGCAATGCGAGAAACTGCTGATGGCTAACATCCCCGGTCTTGAGAAAGGGGCGCCGGGAGCTTCGCGCGATGGCACAGATGCCGATGCCTTGCAGGCTGCCGTGGTGCGCATGAATCCCAAGACAGGTGGCGTTCTCGCTCTTTGTGGTGGCAGGGATTTCAAACAGTCACAGTTTAATCGCGCCACCCACGGTAAACGTGATCTTGGCGCGGCCTTTTCACCGTTCCTTTACGCCATGGCGATGGAGCGCGGCAAGGTGGCCCTGGCTGGACGGCCATTGCAAACGGGTCGACAGCTTGGTGTGGATGAAACGATCCGACTGGGTAAGCGGTTCGGGTTTTCAGGGCCATTTCTGAAAAGCGAAGACCTCTACCGGGGATCGCTTTCGGCCAGTCCGATGGAGCTTGCCGTGGCTGCATCAGCCTTGTCTAACAGCGGCGTGCGGCCTGATCCGTTTTTCATCCTCAAGATCACCGATGCGAAAGGTCGGGTCATGTATGAATACCATCCGGGTTCAACCCCCGTTGTCGGCAAGGATGTCGCCAGTGAAACGGTGGCGGCACACGCGAGTCTTCGGGCCCGGGAAGGGCGGGTAAGCGCCTCATCGGCCTGCCGGGATGTCTGGGCAACCCGGATTGGCTCTGCCGATGTGACCGTCCTGTGGCTCGGATACGACCAGCCAAGGAAGGTGGGGCCGTCCGATCAAGTCAAACGCACCACAGGTGCGCTGATGCGGAGCTTGAAGGATGCGCCGTGA
- a CDS encoding transglycosylase domain-containing protein, whose product MAARKSSPNPSRRRTPARTTSRKTARKSTSRKAKTRATAKKRGWLFKLCFWPFLVVARITRNWHPVIKWPARVAGVFCSWLLLCFVLIAVVYYARASRYDLSKVTEMPARTLVYARDGRTELGRLHGDNRYIVHHDQVSDHFKNALIAREDARFYKHFGIDLRSIARATVENIKRGRLAQGGSTLSIQLAENTYFQPDSTVKKPKWRLLDQKFLEMALALRIEHKFEKNEILEHYMNRIFWGHSIRGIESASRTYFEKPASRITLSEAAMLAGIIRGPNAFSPFNDIAAATHERDVTLGRMVLYKHISRKDADRAMKEPLRIRPKNRRVVQDTYVMDALRRELDRILEEENIEAGGLTVITTIDHTIQRAAELSVERNLTKVENTGGYGHQTRKQWLGLAAGRRGDPDYLQGACVVIENRSGAILAVVGGRNADESKYNRAIQAERQIGSLFKPFVYLTAFNRGMMPKTWVPDGRIRPGEIDGAPRSWSPANSDGSYGGYITAEDALVRSRNTSSVRVGNYAGLKNVNQTAIDVGFIQGVPNNPSTYLGSWEATPWQVASAYTVFPNNGDWYRPYIVQEIRNANGERVYPGKGDSGKLVVSAAEPGATWCVSNTLQQVIERGTGRRVRSLGFHAPCAGKTGTTDDFKDAWFAGYTGTITCAVWVGMDTPRKIINGGYGSALAAPIWTDVMMTAGRLGYATPAFKPLRMTSAQLCRWSAKRATHGCVMHRAAYTAHVPVDMLPDANDYCTIHPLRAVPVNPNKTPPKAIPLE is encoded by the coding sequence ATGGCTGCCCGCAAATCCAGTCCCAACCCCAGTCGGAGGCGCACCCCCGCCCGTACGACAAGCCGTAAGACGGCCAGAAAGTCGACCTCCCGCAAGGCCAAAACCCGGGCTACGGCAAAGAAGCGTGGGTGGCTGTTCAAGCTTTGTTTCTGGCCGTTTCTCGTTGTTGCCCGCATCACCCGCAACTGGCACCCGGTGATCAAATGGCCCGCCCGGGTGGCCGGCGTGTTCTGCTCCTGGTTGTTGTTGTGTTTCGTATTGATCGCGGTCGTCTATTACGCGAGGGCAAGCCGGTATGACCTCAGCAAAGTCACCGAAATGCCGGCCCGCACCTTGGTCTACGCCCGCGACGGCAGGACGGAGCTGGGTCGGTTACATGGAGACAACCGCTATATTGTGCATCACGACCAGGTCTCGGATCATTTCAAAAACGCCTTGATCGCACGCGAGGATGCGCGGTTTTACAAACACTTCGGCATTGATCTACGGAGTATCGCGCGGGCTACCGTCGAAAACATCAAACGGGGCAGGCTGGCCCAGGGGGGGTCGACCTTGAGTATCCAGTTGGCGGAAAACACCTATTTCCAACCTGATTCCACGGTTAAAAAACCAAAGTGGAGGTTGCTGGACCAGAAGTTCCTGGAGATGGCGCTGGCCCTGAGGATCGAGCATAAGTTTGAAAAAAACGAAATCCTGGAGCACTACATGAACCGGATTTTCTGGGGCCATTCCATCCGTGGGATCGAGTCTGCGTCGCGGACTTACTTTGAAAAACCGGCGAGTCGGATTACGTTATCCGAGGCGGCCATGCTGGCGGGGATCATCCGCGGTCCGAATGCATTCTCCCCGTTTAATGACATCGCGGCTGCCACCCATGAGCGTGATGTCACGCTCGGTCGTATGGTGTTGTATAAACACATCAGCCGGAAGGATGCCGACAGGGCGATGAAGGAGCCGCTCAGGATCAGGCCCAAAAACCGTCGGGTGGTCCAGGACACCTACGTCATGGATGCCCTGCGCCGGGAGCTTGACCGCATCCTCGAAGAGGAGAATATCGAGGCGGGTGGGCTCACCGTGATCACCACCATTGATCACACCATCCAGCGGGCTGCCGAGCTATCGGTGGAAAGAAATCTCACCAAGGTGGAGAACACAGGCGGCTACGGACACCAGACACGGAAACAGTGGCTGGGTCTCGCCGCCGGCCGGCGTGGTGACCCCGACTACCTCCAGGGGGCCTGCGTGGTGATCGAGAACCGCAGCGGTGCCATACTCGCCGTGGTGGGGGGCAGGAATGCCGATGAATCGAAATACAACCGCGCCATCCAGGCGGAGCGGCAAATTGGTTCCCTTTTCAAACCCTTTGTCTATCTCACGGCCTTTAACCGCGGTATGATGCCCAAGACCTGGGTCCCCGACGGAAGAATCCGGCCAGGCGAGATCGATGGTGCCCCGCGTTCCTGGTCGCCAGCCAATTCCGATGGCTCCTACGGAGGTTATATCACGGCCGAGGATGCCTTGGTGAGATCGCGCAACACGTCATCCGTGCGTGTCGGGAATTATGCCGGACTGAAAAACGTCAACCAGACGGCGATCGACGTCGGTTTTATCCAGGGGGTTCCTAACAATCCATCCACCTACCTCGGCTCATGGGAGGCGACTCCCTGGCAGGTGGCGAGCGCCTATACGGTCTTTCCTAACAATGGCGACTGGTATCGTCCCTACATTGTCCAGGAAATCCGTAACGCCAATGGCGAGCGGGTCTATCCTGGCAAAGGGGACTCGGGGAAACTGGTGGTCAGCGCCGCAGAACCCGGTGCTACCTGGTGTGTATCGAACACCCTGCAGCAAGTCATTGAGCGCGGCACGGGCAGGCGCGTGCGCAGCCTCGGATTCCACGCACCCTGTGCAGGCAAAACCGGCACCACCGACGATTTCAAGGACGCCTGGTTTGCAGGCTACACGGGGACCATTACCTGCGCTGTTTGGGTGGGTATGGACACGCCCAGGAAAATCATCAACGGCGGATACGGCTCTGCCCTGGCTGCGCCGATCTGGACGGACGTCATGATGACGGCCGGCCGGCTCGGCTACGCCACCCCGGCCTTTAAACCACTCCGCATGACCTCGGCCCAGCTCTGCCGGTGGTCGGCGAAGCGGGCGACCCATGGCTGCGTGATGCATCGCGCCGCCTACACCGCCCACGTGCCGGTCGACATGCTGCCGGATGCCAATGACTACTGCACCATCCACCCACTGCGCGCCGTCCCCGTGAACCCTAACAAAACACCGCCGAAGGCAATACCTCTTGAATAA
- a CDS encoding sulfatase-like hydrolase/transferase, translated as MKPLSALILVGGIILTVTSFVAAEKSASPPPNIILILADDLGHGDLSYNGCQDIKTPHLDKLAGAGLILNDHHTTASVCAPSRAGLMSGKYQQHFGFECNGPHGKFGLPGSVVTYAEAMKAAGYETMGLGKWHLGSQPEMHPNAQGFDHFSGFIAGGRSYFPEKKINAEQMMQRNGKQVPEPEIKYVTNWLTDEAIRLIDHRQKDKPFLMYLSYNAPHTPMHALEEDLALYRHIDKKNRRTYAAMVHNMDQNIGRLRRHLEENQLSDNTMVIFCSDNGGATTNASDNGIYRGMKGSKWEGGHRVPCIIHWPAGGLTGGKRIGMLTSTLDFMATSLDVAGRKEQIKALGLDGVSLLPGLQNISPSKGHDTLYFRRSVAAAVRDGNWKLIRVENEDLGHRFLLFDLARDIGETKDLAKQHPERVQQLAAKLATWEKGIQAPAWREGKKWESNQRKKHHMDVIGREAERKLP; from the coding sequence GTGAAACCACTTAGCGCCCTAATCCTGGTCGGGGGCATCATCCTGACTGTCACCAGCTTTGTTGCCGCCGAAAAAAGCGCATCGCCACCACCCAATATCATCCTGATCCTCGCCGATGACCTTGGCCATGGAGATCTTTCCTACAACGGCTGTCAGGATATCAAGACACCCCATCTCGACAAGCTGGCCGGTGCTGGTCTGATCCTGAATGACCACCATACCACGGCCAGTGTCTGCGCTCCGTCTCGGGCCGGTTTGATGTCGGGAAAGTACCAACAGCACTTTGGCTTCGAGTGTAACGGCCCGCATGGAAAATTCGGCTTGCCCGGCAGTGTCGTCACCTACGCCGAAGCCATGAAAGCCGCCGGTTACGAAACCATGGGACTTGGCAAATGGCACTTGGGCTCACAACCTGAGATGCACCCGAACGCCCAGGGCTTTGACCACTTCAGCGGGTTTATCGCCGGTGGCCGCAGCTATTTCCCGGAAAAGAAAATCAATGCCGAGCAGATGATGCAGCGCAACGGCAAACAGGTACCGGAGCCGGAAATCAAATACGTCACCAACTGGCTCACCGATGAGGCGATCCGGCTGATCGATCATCGCCAGAAGGACAAACCCTTTTTGATGTACCTCTCCTACAACGCGCCACACACACCCATGCACGCGCTGGAGGAGGATCTTGCCCTCTACCGGCACATCGACAAAAAAAACCGTCGTACCTACGCCGCCATGGTCCACAACATGGATCAAAACATCGGTAGACTCAGACGCCACCTTGAGGAGAACCAGCTTAGCGACAATACCATGGTCATTTTCTGCAGCGACAACGGAGGCGCCACGACAAATGCATCGGACAACGGCATCTACCGCGGCATGAAAGGCAGCAAATGGGAAGGTGGCCACCGTGTTCCCTGCATCATACATTGGCCCGCCGGGGGACTAACAGGCGGCAAGCGCATCGGGATGCTCACTTCCACACTCGATTTCATGGCCACCAGTCTGGACGTTGCCGGTCGGAAGGAACAAATCAAGGCTCTCGGCCTCGATGGCGTCAGTCTGTTACCCGGACTACAAAACATTTCCCCGTCCAAGGGGCACGACACCCTCTACTTTCGGCGCTCCGTCGCGGCAGCTGTCAGGGATGGCAACTGGAAGCTCATCCGGGTGGAGAATGAAGACCTGGGCCACCGCTTCCTCCTCTTTGATCTTGCCAGGGACATTGGCGAAACAAAGGACCTGGCCAAACAACATCCGGAAAGGGTGCAACAGCTTGCCGCCAAACTCGCCACCTGGGAAAAAGGAATACAAGCCCCGGCATGGAGAGAGGGGAAGAAATGGGAAAGCAACCAACGTAAAAAACACCACATGGATGTGATCGGCCGCGAAGCCGAACGCAAACTCCCCTAG
- the cas1 gene encoding type II CRISPR-associated endonuclease Cas1, with protein sequence MSYHIVSIDSPECSISCKKGQLTCNTGNETRSIPLEDVAAIVITSFSASIHSKLLLEASKLGVALVVCETFKPAALLLPANRSTDTLLTRAQISLPKKVLDNLWRKTIDAKTLNQLSLAEQIAPNHSTLKLLAMTARGRKMHKESICARAFWDIYGDAIAETDDFKRGRNEGGVNQLLNYGYAILLSTVLQNCFALGIDPTFGINHVVRERSTPLAYDLMEPFRPCVDWRVAQWVRQHPGSEDWEVTPEFRKWVTGFPTVRIDYFGLQLDIRSCIEGVIRSFRKALVEQRAGLYKPWTHSNSKWAG encoded by the coding sequence GTGTCTTACCACATCGTCAGCATCGACTCCCCCGAGTGTTCTATTTCTTGCAAGAAAGGACAACTGACGTGCAACACTGGTAATGAAACACGGTCTATCCCTCTGGAAGACGTCGCAGCCATCGTCATCACCTCTTTTTCAGCTTCTATCCACTCCAAACTACTGCTTGAGGCATCAAAATTAGGTGTCGCACTGGTCGTCTGCGAAACATTCAAACCTGCCGCATTGCTGCTACCCGCCAACCGATCCACGGACACTCTTCTCACCCGTGCCCAGATCAGCCTGCCCAAGAAGGTTCTCGATAACCTCTGGCGCAAAACGATCGATGCCAAAACGTTGAATCAACTGAGTTTGGCTGAACAAATTGCGCCCAATCACTCCACTCTCAAGCTCCTCGCCATGACCGCGCGCGGTCGCAAAATGCACAAGGAATCCATCTGTGCCCGGGCATTCTGGGATATCTATGGCGATGCCATTGCCGAGACAGACGACTTCAAACGCGGCAGAAACGAGGGTGGAGTCAACCAGCTGCTCAACTACGGTTACGCCATTCTCCTCTCCACAGTGCTACAGAACTGTTTTGCTCTCGGAATCGACCCTACCTTCGGCATCAACCATGTTGTGCGCGAGCGTTCCACTCCCCTCGCCTACGACCTCATGGAGCCGTTTCGCCCGTGTGTTGATTGGCGCGTCGCCCAGTGGGTTAGACAGCACCCCGGCTCCGAAGACTGGGAGGTCACCCCTGAATTCAGGAAATGGGTAACAGGCTTCCCCACCGTCAGAATCGACTACTTCGGCCTCCAACTCGATATCCGGAGCTGCATCGAAGGTGTCATTCGCTCCTTCAGGAAAGCTCTCGTCGAACAAAGAGCCGGACTTTACAAACCATGGACACACTCAAATTCAAAATGGGCTGGCTAA